gtttggttaaaatgtcaaagacgAGTTTCCTCACTTTGGAtcccaaaatattaataaaatgttagatctgtgaaaatgtggactcCACTgtccatcaaagttgcaaaagaataattaacgaaaaaacacaattattgcACAAAtgggtgtgctttctgatgcctaATAAAGTGCTTCAGGACTGAGATCTTTTAGCATTTGAgtgcgaaattacctctttctcaaaaactatacgttacttcagagggagccgttttcacgATGTTTTGTGCtataaacagctccccattgcttgttactaagttgTTACGCAAAAAGTTATCTTTTAGTAATTGACaatgaagtcttttaaaaacGACCAAAGgtttcttttaataataatattttatggAAGTAAACTTGACCACAAACTTGAAGCTGGTAAAAGTAACTGGTAAGCGGTTTGTGGTGAACCACATGTGGTTCGCGGGATACAACACCAACCTCAAACCGACCAAAACCTAAACAAACAAGCCTCAAATCTACATTAAGCGatcatcaaaataaataaataactgactttaaaaaaaaacaaaatcattttacTCATCAAACGATTAAGCTGCGCAGACCGGTGGAAGATTTCCACCCTTTGTTTTAACTTTGATTTCACAGAAAGAAATTGTGGCTTAACAAATGACTTCATCTGCAACACCAAAGTTTCCGTGTGGTTTATggtttaataaacaaattgctTGAAAGTTAATGTTGAAGACTGATGACACTCTCATGTTTGAATAATttacattattataatttatacaAAAGTCTATCAAAAATTACTGCagactgttttttgttgaagATTATTCCTCCTACTAAGTTCTTAATTAgatccttttctttttttaaaggcacatcAAATCGGAGAGATTGCCGACACGTAGATTATTCTCGGTTGTTTGTGTTGGGTGTGGTCGACCACACCCACCCGGGAGGTCGACTTCTTAATAAACATcactataataataaatgaCATTACAGTAAACAAAACGGTCGCCCCGAACCAAGGAAAGTCATCATCAGATGGTTTTTGATGAGTATGAAACGGCAAGAAACTGGTTGTCGACGAAGCTGCAGTGACTGGGCTCTCATCCTGGGAAGTGACTGACTCGATGGTCGGCAAACTGGTAGGCGAAGGGGCATGGGAGTTGGTCGGCAAGAAGGCAGACACGACAGCGTTTGGCAATACGGTAGGCGAGTCTCTAGGCAAGATGGTGGTAGGCAACACGGTAGGCGAGTTGGTAGGCGAGACGGTAGGCGAGTTGGTAGGCAATATGGCGGTAGGCAAGACGGTAGGCGAGTTGGTAGGCAAGATGGCGGCCGGTAAGACGGTAGGTGAGTTTGTAGGCGAGTTGGCGGTCAACAAGACGGTAGGCAAGTTGGTAGGCGAGTTGGTAGGCAAGGCAGCGGTCAAAAAGACGGTCGGCGAGTTGGTAGGCGAGGCAGTGGTGGACAAGACGGTAGGCGAGTTTGTAGGCGAGTCGGTAGGCAAGATGATGGTAGGCAAGACGGCAGGCGAGTTGGTTGGCAAGACGGCGCTCAACAAGACGGTAGGCGAGTTTGTAGGCGGGTCGGTAGCCAAGATGGCGTTTGGCAAGGTGGTAGGTGAGTTGGTAGGCGAGTTGGTAGGCAAGATGGTAGGCGAGTTGGTAGGCGAGACTGTAGGCGAGTTGGTTGGCAATATGGTAGGCGAGTTGGTAGGCAAGATGGTGGTAGGCAAGACGGTGGTAGGCAAGACGGTAGGCGAGTTGGTAGGCGAGTCGGTAGGCAAGATGGCGGTAGGCAAGTCGGTAGGCGAGTTGGTAGGCGAGTTGGTAGGCAAGATGGCGGTCGGAAAGTCTGTAGAATCGGTAGTGGTTGATTCTACAGGGTTGAAGTGAATCCGGCTGTTGAGCCGAGTTGTAAGAGTTTGCATTAAAGATACCGGTTTCTGTCGTACCGAAATCGGAGCAAAGACGCAGGACCGTTTTCTTGAGGGATAGCGAATGCTCGTGATATTGCATGAGATAACTACCCCGTCGTGGGCAAGGCTGGCCGTCAAGTTCAAGCTCCGAACAATCCTACCATCAGTACTGATCTCAGTGTTCCATAGCTCGTTTTGAACGTCCTCATTCATTGAAGTAATCATCAGATTTACCTCGGGGTAACCCAGCGACGATTCGCACCTGAGGGACAGGACATCGCCGGTGAAAATAGTTGTGTCTTCTCCCGGTGTACACTCCGGGTTTGTGTCGTCTGGAAAGGTATACACCGTAACTGTTAACTCCATTGTCTCAAGTACGAGATATTCATACGCCGAGGTGTGCTGGACGACAAGGCAGTGGTAGACTCCTCTATCACGCCCCTGGACGGACGAAATACTCAGGGCGTTCTGCTTGTTCGGCGAACCATCACCCCGGCTGACCAAGTCTTCGGGCTCGACTAAGAACCTGCCTCCCGTTGTCAGTGTTTCGTTGTTCGAGTTGCGCCAGATTATAGACATATCAGAGCTTAAACCTTCACCCTGACAGTTCAGGTAAATGTTGTTCCCTTCTTCTACTTCGATGTTTTTCTGCAGCGGTAGATGGAGCACATTTAGCATAATTCCTTCTACACtggtagtgtacatgtacaacacacaTAATATGAGAAACACTCCACAAACTTTCGTGTTCGATGCCATAATACTGTTAAAATCTGTTTTGCGTTTACACCATGTATCTACTCGCGTaggttatgttcttttgagaaattGCCTCACTACAGAATTAAACTCTTCTATCGCAGAGTAAATTTATCGGAATTCGGGAAACTGCTCTGCTACGTTGACACCTCACCATGCGATGGCTCCAATCACATAACACTATTTCAATACAAGCTCAAAGTAGTAACGTCTCTTCCTGATCAAGACTTCGCGAAGTTGTGATTGTACAGCCGAGCATCATGGTTTTATAACCCTTCCGTGTTAAGAGGAACTTGATGACCCGTGTTTCCCGGTATCCACGCTCCTGGAGTTACAGTGTCTTAAAGATAGAGGGGATTTCCCACGAAGAATATAGCAGTGACTCAGCCAGAGTCACGTGCTTTGATCTGAGACGCAGAGTCAAGTGGTTGGCCAATGAGCTTTCATCACCAATGGTGAAACTTTAGACACGGGTGGAGGTAAACGGTACcactatgtgtaaatctctttttgatTGGTTCTGAAAGGAACTGGTGTTGTAAATCTTTTCGTTCTTCAGAACACCACTCAGAGAGATGTTTAACATATGGCGCTACCGTAAACCTCGCCtgatttcaaattctacttgATATATGTTCCCCCGTATTCACACTGGGATTTTTGAAAGATGGGGGGGATTTCCTGCGAAGGATATTTTAGAAAGTACATATCTTAATAAAGCAAGATACAAATATCATgctatttatttttaacttgcCTCTGCTGCATGCTCTTGTAGtgcaattgtttattttgtgcttCTATTTATgatcttttaaaatattaaattaatagTAGCACTTAACAGAGTTTatagcaagaggtgtgttatgccTCCCTAGTggaaagtatttttgtattttagtctttgaatatcttgtattttgtatttgtacttaagtaaatattttttatatcttAATGTTTTTgcgtaataaaaaaaaaatagtatatatattttcttatgctctgtaattttaaacgcaatttagcctctggctgccaagtttggatgttttttaataaaccaataataataattatagtctAATGACCATAGTCACGTGCTTTTCTCTGAGATGCATGCAGGACCAGTTGACCAATAAGCCTTCAACAAAAGTGGTGTAAATatggtgttgggggggggggctattggggggggggggctatagtGAGAACCATGAGAAAATATGTGCTGGGGCTATTGTTTacctagcctttagtcaaggcgcacgcggcacaccgaatggcacgcacaaccccaaaaatgtaacgcacgaaaaaagactatcaccgcgagcggcgaagccgcgaagcgcctttaccaactcgttttggggccttatgttttttctttacatttgccaacgattttggtgggggAAAATGTAATGCAcaatgcattagcgtggtgagttgctggccaataagaagccataattacttgcatgacgtcacaagaacgttcgatgcaaattcgttacattttctcccaccaaaatcgttgacaaatgtaaagaaaaacataaggccccccaaaaacgagttggtaaaggcgcttcgcggcttcgccgctcgcggtgatagtcgtttttcgtgcgttacatttttggggctgtgcGTGCTATCAGGTGTGCCGCAagcgccttgacaaaaggctattGTTTAC
The DNA window shown above is from Asterias amurensis chromosome 18, ASM3211899v1 and carries:
- the LOC139950558 gene encoding uncharacterized protein produces the protein MASNTKVCGVFLILCVLYMYTTSVEGIMLNVLHLPLQKNIEVEEGNNIYLNCQGEGLSSDMSIIWRNSNNETLTTGGRFLVEPEDLVSRGDGSPNKQNALSISSVQGRDRGVYHCLVVQHTSAYEYLVLETMELTVTVYTFPDDTNPECTPGEDTTIFTGDVLSLRCESSLGYPEVNLMITSMNEDVQNELWNTEISTDGRIVRSLNLTASLAHDGVVISCNITSIRYPSRKRSCVFAPISVRQKPVSLMQTLTTRLNSRIHFNPVESTTTDSTDFPTAILPTNSPTNSPTDLPTAILPTDSPTNSPTVLPTTVLPTTILPTNSPTILPTNSPTVSPTNSPTILPTNSPTNSPTTLPNAILATDPPTNSPTVLLSAVLPTNSPAVLPTIILPTDSPTNSPTVLSTTASPTNSPTVFLTAALPTNSPTNLPTVLLTANSPTNSPTVLPAAILPTNSPTVLPTAILPTNSPTVSPTNSPTVLPTTILPRDSPTVLPNAVVSAFLPTNSHAPSPTSLPTIESVTSQDESPVTAASSTTSFLPFHTHQKPSDDDFPWFGATVLFTVMSFIIIVMFIKKSTSRVGVVDHTQHKQPRIIYVSAISPI